One genomic window of Campylobacter sp. MG1 includes the following:
- a CDS encoding type I restriction endonuclease subunit R: MDFSIESNVKAYFIDTLKDLGWQYLSEKECNELRQNDFNEPLLLAKLKEFLRTNYQLNDDELIIMINKLKVPVTSLITANETITKLILLGEGLEQKGKPSRHINYIDYENPSKNSFIITEEFSLTNAKNEQKKSTRIDLVLFVNGIPLVSIELKNSCVGVNEAINQLLNHQHPDRIENFYKFIQLCVASCGTITKYGTTLTPSKFYNVFKDKSSDDSVKVLCNNILKPRNLLEFISDFIFFSKSKDKTNKIASRYQQYFGIKEVIKAIKDKHGGLVWHTQGSGKSYTMLMLVNILARLNSTAQKIIITDRIELDEQIFATINGTANLDTLHHAKNTSHLNELLNDDGVGLITTTIFKFSDLKDIKNRTRFILIDEAHRSQNGELHMQMLDNLGENAYIIAFTGTPLLSKEKSSIAKYGGLLHTYNIGEAVEDGATLPLLYENKMIELGLSNKDELEKRFDELTLGLSNEQKEQIKQKCSKIKKLHTSISRLEYIALDINEDFKQSLKNTPFNAMLATNSKFEAMKYYKVFKELGDLEVRVVISTNAREENEGEQEKWVSDEYAKLNHVEYEEQCKSDFKDRKVDLLIVVDKLLTGFDAPCAKKLYIDKNLKEHNLLQAIARVNRLKEGKDEGIIVDYRGLLSELDTTLSRYDALSGYDESDLVGVVFKIDGSLNDMWESLAVLDEMFAGLDDEVKKLKVLKDLSFRDRFCKVLARFSNLVGVVLNTRKLRASLSEDEREKIKESLKKYLSLRRTAMVFYAEDFSLKEYEQSMQKLLDEHLKVEQIYTLNESLDILSDDFSRVASDFSDEVKAHGKLNALEKEVKKYEVINPEIFVRFSARIEEILEDYRAKRLSESEFYKLSCDLARDFKKDLADDPLERNLARDFDKADVGQIIALLDSEFGKFSNVPEFDESIKNKIATELIVKMLPFLTKINKLNDIENYINSLIKIYLGKRGG; encoded by the coding sequence ATGGATTTTAGTATAGAAAGCAATGTAAAAGCGTATTTTATAGACACTTTAAAGGATTTGGGCTGGCAGTATCTAAGTGAAAAAGAATGCAACGAGCTTAGGCAAAACGACTTTAACGAGCCTTTGCTTTTAGCTAAGCTTAAGGAGTTTTTAAGGACAAATTATCAGCTAAATGATGATGAACTCATCATAATGATAAACAAGCTAAAAGTTCCAGTTACTAGCCTAATCACAGCTAACGAAACCATCACAAAGCTTATTTTACTTGGCGAAGGCTTAGAGCAAAAAGGCAAACCTTCAAGGCACATAAACTACATAGATTACGAAAATCCGTCTAAAAACTCATTCATAATTACAGAAGAATTTAGCCTTACAAACGCCAAAAACGAGCAAAAGAAAAGCACCAGGATTGATTTGGTGTTGTTTGTAAATGGTATCCCGCTTGTTAGTATTGAGCTTAAAAACTCGTGCGTTGGGGTAAATGAAGCGATAAACCAACTCCTAAACCACCAGCACCCAGATAGGATTGAAAACTTTTATAAGTTCATTCAGCTTTGCGTTGCAAGTTGTGGCACTATCACTAAATACGGCACAACGCTAACGCCTAGCAAATTTTACAATGTCTTTAAGGATAAAAGCAGCGATGATAGCGTAAAAGTGCTTTGTAACAATATCTTAAAGCCTAGAAATTTGCTTGAGTTTATAAGTGATTTTATATTTTTTAGCAAGTCTAAAGACAAAACTAACAAAATCGCAAGCCGTTATCAGCAATACTTTGGCATAAAAGAAGTGATAAAAGCTATCAAAGATAAGCACGGCGGTCTAGTATGGCACACTCAAGGCAGCGGCAAAAGCTACACAATGCTAATGCTAGTAAATATCCTAGCTAGACTCAATAGCACCGCCCAAAAAATCATCATCACAGATAGGATAGAACTAGATGAGCAAATCTTTGCGACCATAAACGGTACGGCAAACCTTGACACCTTGCACCACGCCAAAAACACAAGCCATTTAAACGAGCTTTTAAACGATGATGGAGTGGGGCTTATCACGACTACGATTTTTAAATTTAGCGATTTAAAAGACATAAAAAATAGAACAAGATTTATCCTAATAGATGAAGCACACAGAAGCCAAAATGGAGAACTTCATATGCAAATGCTTGATAACTTAGGCGAAAATGCCTACATCATAGCATTTACAGGAACGCCGCTTTTATCTAAAGAAAAATCAAGCATAGCAAAATACGGCGGACTTTTGCATACTTACAATATCGGCGAAGCAGTAGAAGATGGAGCTACCTTGCCACTTTTGTATGAAAACAAAATGATAGAGCTTGGTCTTAGCAATAAAGACGAGCTAGAAAAAAGATTTGATGAGCTAACACTTGGGCTTAGTAACGAGCAAAAAGAGCAAATCAAGCAAAAATGCTCAAAGATTAAAAAGCTTCATACTTCAATTTCTAGGCTTGAATACATCGCACTTGATATAAACGAAGACTTCAAACAAAGCCTTAAAAATACGCCATTTAACGCTATGTTAGCTACTAATTCTAAGTTTGAGGCGATGAAATATTATAAAGTCTTTAAAGAGCTTGGGGATTTAGAAGTTAGGGTCGTGATATCTACAAACGCAAGAGAAGAAAACGAAGGCGAGCAAGAAAAGTGGGTAAGCGATGAGTATGCAAAGCTAAATCACGTAGAGTATGAAGAGCAGTGCAAGAGTGATTTTAAGGATAGGAAAGTGGATTTGCTAATCGTTGTGGATAAGCTACTTACGGGCTTTGACGCTCCGTGTGCTAAAAAACTTTATATAGATAAAAACCTAAAAGAACACAACTTACTTCAAGCCATAGCAAGGGTAAATAGGCTAAAAGAAGGCAAAGATGAGGGAATAATCGTGGATTATAGAGGGCTTCTTAGTGAGCTTGATACCACGCTTAGTAGATACGATGCGCTTAGTGGGTATGATGAGAGTGATTTGGTGGGAGTGGTTTTTAAAATAGATGGCTCTTTGAATGATATGTGGGAGAGCCTAGCCGTGCTTGATGAGATGTTTGCAGGGCTTGATGATGAAGTAAAAAAGCTAAAAGTTTTAAAGGATTTATCATTTAGGGATAGGTTTTGCAAGGTTTTAGCAAGGTTTAGCAACCTTGTGGGCGTGGTGCTAAATACTCGTAAGTTAAGGGCTAGTTTAAGCGAAGATGAAAGGGAGAAAATCAAGGAAAGCCTTAAAAAATACTTAAGCCTAAGGCGAACGGCTATGGTCTTTTATGCTGAGGATTTTAGCCTAAAAGAATACGAGCAAAGTATGCAAAAGCTACTAGATGAGCATTTAAAAGTAGAGCAAATTTATACGCTAAATGAATCGCTTGATATATTAAGCGATGATTTTTCAAGGGTAGCGAGTGATTTTAGCGATGAGGTGAAGGCTCATGGAAAGCTAAACGCACTAGAAAAAGAAGTGAAAAAATACGAAGTGATAAATCCTGAAATTTTTGTAAGATTTAGTGCAAGGATAGAGGAGATTTTGGAAGATTATAGAGCAAAAAGGCTTAGTGAGAGCGAGTTTTACAAGCTTAGCTGTGATTTGGCTAGGGATTTTAAAAAGGATTTGGCTGATGACCCACTTGAGCGTAATCTTGCTAGGGATTTTGATAAGGCTGATGTGGGGCAAATCATTGCCTTGCTTGATAGTGAGTTTGGCAAGTTTTCTAATGTGCCTGAATTTGATGAAAGTATCAAAAACAAAATCGCAACCGAACTCATAGTAAAAATGCTGCCATTTTTAACAAAAATCAACAAATTAAACGACATAGAAAACTACATAAACTCCCTAATCAAAATCTACTTAGGAAAACGTGGTGGGTAG
- a CDS encoding HNH endonuclease, which yields MKCVFCDAELNKDNDSLEHIIPNSLGGKLKSKNIMCKSCNNTLGETVDINLYNNFKFIDFMVNPLKDRNTKSSYIKAKIGDDDIQLYPGFKYYSKPIIDLENIKNHKISVSQIVSKRNENDNEKLLKILKKLASKYYPKAKYKIKIENTTLDTRTISNTLCIDFPYLILGYLKIALCFCRLNNKENLFDGDFLKLKNKIINLCKNKSDYDKNKLSFHDELIDKAYIVEQNTFQSGYLTHRIHLVCDDVLQKAFIVVGIYDFLHIAFVLNDNYIGEKYRVDYIFDILTAREIKSDICLGDCLKEKANMNNLQKHIMNNMHYPLSFKSMKKESTFNIDFMFDIFKDICIENINQLSFDDFKSELFGKIKDIRINNADFRLMNDLNIDELTVVLYPIYKDCFNKINKIKEYVLENFSLPKEVFDFEDESIKQELHRMGVEAYFNHVLNGDDDK from the coding sequence ATGAAATGTGTTTTTTGTGATGCAGAATTGAATAAAGATAATGATTCTTTAGAACATATTATTCCTAATTCTTTGGGTGGGAAATTAAAATCAAAAAATATTATGTGTAAGAGTTGTAATAATACTCTAGGAGAAACCGTAGATATTAATCTTTATAATAATTTTAAATTTATAGATTTTATGGTAAATCCATTAAAAGATAGAAATACAAAAAGTTCTTATATAAAAGCTAAAATAGGTGATGATGATATACAACTATATCCTGGTTTTAAGTATTACTCAAAACCAATAATTGATTTAGAAAATATTAAAAACCACAAAATTAGTGTATCACAAATCGTATCTAAAAGAAACGAAAACGATAATGAAAAACTATTAAAAATACTCAAAAAACTTGCAAGTAAATACTATCCAAAAGCTAAATATAAAATTAAAATAGAAAATACAACATTAGATACAAGGACAATTTCTAATACTTTGTGTATAGATTTTCCATATTTGATTTTAGGATATTTAAAAATAGCGCTATGTTTTTGTAGATTAAATAATAAAGAAAATTTATTTGATGGTGATTTTTTAAAACTAAAAAACAAAATAATAAATTTATGCAAAAATAAAAGCGATTATGATAAAAATAAACTTAGTTTTCACGATGAATTAATAGATAAAGCATATATAGTAGAACAAAATACTTTTCAATCTGGTTATTTAACTCATAGAATACATTTGGTGTGCGATGATGTTTTGCAAAAAGCATTTATTGTAGTGGGAATATATGATTTTTTACATATTGCTTTTGTTTTAAATGATAATTATATAGGTGAAAAATATCGTGTAGATTATATCTTTGATATATTGACAGCTAGAGAAATCAAAAGTGATATTTGTCTAGGTGATTGTTTGAAAGAAAAAGCAAATATGAACAATCTACAAAAACATATAATGAATAATATGCACTATCCTTTAAGTTTTAAATCAATGAAAAAAGAAAGCACTTTTAATATTGATTTTATGTTTGATATTTTTAAAGATATTTGTATAGAAAATATAAATCAACTTTCTTTTGATGATTTTAAAAGTGAGTTATTTGGTAAGATAAAAGATATACGCATAAATAATGCAGATTTTAGGCTTATGAATGATTTGAATATTGATGAATTAACAGTTGTGTTATATCCAATATATAAAGACTGTTTTAATAAAATCAATAAAATTAAAGAATATGTTTTAGAAAATTTTTCACTCCCTAAAGAAGTTTTTGATTTTGAAGATGAATCTATAAAACAAGAATTACATAGAATGGGAGTAGAAGCTTATTTTAACCATGTATTAAATGGAGATGATGACAAATGA